One stretch of Lacrimispora sphenoides DNA includes these proteins:
- a CDS encoding tyrosine-type recombinase/integrase, with protein MKNENKSIKRALTSDELKLVETAKLDSFERCFINVLLYTGLRKNEALALNVEDIDFVKMRINVSKTLVASKKITDCLQEYTKTTSGARQIPIPKPLIPILRQYTSEKTGILFITIKGGYIPSGGAFQYRWKKILAKLQDTSNAPLAKDITPHIFRHTYASDLYKAGVGIKQAQYPLGHSDIKTTLDTYTHFGYADVEIEKLENYYDAVKMQSNNKIIAIKQA; from the coding sequence GTGAAAAATGAGAATAAATCGATTAAACGTGCGTTAACTAGTGATGAGTTAAAACTTGTTGAAACCGCAAAACTGGACTCTTTCGAAAGATGTTTTATAAACGTCCTTCTTTATACTGGCTTGCGAAAAAACGAAGCACTTGCCTTGAACGTTGAGGATATTGACTTTGTTAAAATGAGGATAAACGTATCCAAAACACTCGTAGCCAGCAAAAAGATAACTGATTGCTTACAAGAATACACTAAAACCACATCCGGAGCAAGACAAATTCCGATCCCGAAGCCTCTGATTCCCATTCTAAGACAATATACTTCTGAAAAAACTGGAATACTTTTTATAACCATCAAAGGAGGATACATTCCGTCAGGGGGAGCTTTTCAGTATCGTTGGAAGAAAATACTGGCCAAATTGCAGGATACGAGCAACGCTCCTTTAGCCAAGGATATCACCCCTCATATTTTTCGTCACACCTATGCAAGTGATTTGTACAAAGCTGGAGTAGGTATTAAGCAAGCACAATACCCGCTTGGACACTCTGACATAAAAACAACCCTTGACACTTACACTCATTTTGGATATGCGGATGTTGAAATTGAGAAATTAGAGAATTATTATGATGCAGTCAAAATGCAGTCAAACAATAAAATAATAGCCATAAAACAGGCATAA
- a CDS encoding DMT family transporter: MYFAFIIYKHRRKTLKTNIGLYLALLFGVFSLSTSAIFVRLANAPSAITAFFRLFFAALILLPFLLGSKQNKNQLLSLSKKQWSLGILSGLLLSAHYLLWFESLRHTSVASSTVIVTLQPLFSIAIGYTFLKERFHKLAIGGCLIAIMGCFIIGWGDFQISSQALFGDLLAFLAAGIISVYFFIGQAIRKELSAVPYSVISYLSSSVFLGCYAMIGGNSFSGYPKATWIAFGGLALISTIFGQFIFNWLLKWIPATVISMSILGETIGTCILAYFILHEAISLQQGIGIATILMGLVLFFISPQIHKDR, translated from the coding sequence TTGTATTTTGCATTTATAATTTATAAACATAGGAGAAAAACTTTGAAGACTAATATTGGATTGTACCTGGCTTTGCTTTTCGGTGTCTTTTCCCTTTCCACCTCCGCAATTTTCGTTCGCCTGGCTAATGCCCCTTCTGCTATAACAGCATTTTTCCGATTATTTTTTGCAGCGCTGATCCTTTTGCCATTTTTATTGGGCAGCAAACAAAATAAGAATCAATTGCTGTCCCTCTCCAAAAAGCAATGGTCACTTGGGATTTTGTCAGGACTTCTCTTATCTGCTCATTATCTGCTGTGGTTTGAATCCCTGAGGCATACATCAGTGGCAAGCTCTACAGTTATCGTAACATTGCAGCCTCTTTTTTCGATCGCTATCGGATATACTTTTTTGAAGGAACGATTTCACAAGCTGGCAATTGGGGGATGTCTGATCGCCATTATGGGCTGCTTTATCATAGGATGGGGGGATTTTCAAATAAGCTCTCAAGCTCTTTTTGGTGATTTATTAGCGTTTTTGGCGGCAGGAATTATCAGTGTCTACTTTTTTATAGGCCAGGCAATAAGAAAGGAATTATCTGCGGTTCCTTATTCCGTCATCAGCTATTTAAGCAGTTCCGTTTTTTTAGGGTGTTACGCAATGATTGGGGGTAACTCTTTCAGCGGTTATCCGAAAGCCACCTGGATAGCCTTTGGGGGATTAGCACTTATATCAACTATTTTTGGACAATTTATCTTTAATTGGCTGCTAAAGTGGATTCCTGCGACGGTTATTTCCATGAGCATACTGGGAGAAACCATCGGCACCTGCATTCTGGCCTATTTTATTTTACATGAGGCAATTTCTCTTCAGCAAGGTATCGGGATAGCAACGATTTTAATGGGGCTGGTACTCTTTTTTATTAGTCCTCAAATACATAAGGATCGGTAA
- a CDS encoding AAA family ATPase: MKPLQLTMSAFGSYGGKETVDFEKIGHGIFLITGDTGAGKTTIFDAVSFALFGETSGQKREPSMMRSQYAAEDQETYVSLKFSERGERYEITRSPSYTRISKRRNKNGEYSAVPVPAKASLLLPDGSEYPGNLRDINQKIQEIVGVDLNQFSQIAMIAQGDYLRLLHASSRERKEIFSRIFNTGIYSRIQLKLKEQNNLFYDSLENNRRLCFHELENVVLLDESTYQEPWRELLDFKETRTEEIRRLLGSILAEIKEKEQELCEERDHRGKLLSDVEGQLSRAQEVNRLFDGLMQAKARLDVLEGQKEQWLKIEEQLKEAVRAEKAKGPENQFLDKKRDYETAIKRAEQLKKELEEITLALASAEKEAKKSREASQEEVPRLSVFIERLNEDMPLYGRWKTMERASLDKKREEEEAGQYFHRIEAELFRLKERLTANEARQEKLEEGARSLPELRQRKTVLLERQQAMGDLEKAAKAGEAADLKREEYQEAVICAQKDYEQAEAHYNDRFREFLALQAGIMAKELADGTPCPVCGSNHHPLKAELIEGAVTQEEVEHAKKARNQAEERRSQAVQTAVRALEVCRHLKELLEGEEEKWFGTSFSQDQLHVRLNEERARAGMLLREVEKEEQEALESDRLLKKLLEERKADRGRLTELELRKEEAMKNWQQKQLDRAAAVAEADHVKKLLPYPKEEEAMGKLAGFKKRKEELLRAEEQADKRFQYILVKEKEGKGRLASEEENKETRRLALGQADTAFQSALVELGFLKEVDYHRAKQAPEIVSQWEQETGNYEKELLKARTVYGQFKEQTKGRERIETEQWKGQAEALKEEQKQLQTREARVTAIGSRALQAAQNLERLWKERAQLEEKYRLYHTLFQTANGKMAGSVSLDFQTYVQRQYFNQMIHAANKRLDVMTDGQFLLQCRDLETLGKQGEVGLDLDVYSMATDKVRDVKTLSGGESFMAALAMALGMTDIIQRTAGNVSMDALFIDEGFGSLDEESRLKAVRILQELAGGHRLIGIVSHVTELKEQIGKKLLVKKTEKGSRILWDLDVLPDGV; this comes from the coding sequence ATGAAGCCATTGCAGTTGACCATGTCCGCTTTTGGTTCCTATGGAGGAAAGGAAACCGTGGATTTTGAGAAAATCGGTCACGGCATTTTCCTTATAACAGGAGATACGGGAGCAGGAAAGACCACCATTTTTGATGCCGTATCATTTGCCCTGTTCGGGGAAACCAGCGGACAGAAGCGGGAGCCTTCCATGATGCGCAGCCAGTATGCGGCAGAGGACCAGGAAACTTATGTTTCCCTGAAATTTTCTGAAAGGGGTGAGAGGTATGAAATTACTAGAAGCCCTTCCTATACAAGGATCAGCAAAAGAAGAAATAAAAATGGAGAGTATTCTGCAGTTCCCGTTCCGGCAAAGGCCTCTCTCCTCTTGCCTGATGGATCGGAGTACCCAGGCAATCTTCGGGATATCAATCAGAAGATCCAGGAAATTGTAGGCGTGGACTTAAACCAGTTCTCGCAAATCGCCATGATTGCCCAGGGAGATTATTTAAGACTTCTTCATGCATCTTCCAGAGAACGGAAAGAGATATTTTCCAGGATCTTTAACACCGGAATTTACAGCCGTATCCAGTTGAAATTAAAAGAGCAGAATAATCTTTTTTATGACAGCCTGGAGAACAACCGCAGGTTATGCTTTCATGAACTGGAAAATGTAGTACTTTTGGATGAAAGCACTTATCAGGAACCATGGCGGGAGCTTTTGGATTTTAAGGAAACAAGGACAGAGGAGATCCGGAGGCTTTTAGGTTCCATCCTGGCAGAGATAAAGGAAAAAGAACAGGAGCTTTGTGAAGAACGGGATCACAGGGGAAAGCTTCTTTCTGATGTAGAAGGGCAGTTAAGCAGGGCCCAGGAAGTGAACCGTCTTTTTGACGGCCTTATGCAGGCAAAGGCCAGGCTGGATGTTCTGGAAGGCCAGAAGGAACAATGGCTTAAGATAGAAGAACAATTAAAGGAAGCCGTCCGGGCAGAAAAGGCGAAAGGCCCTGAGAACCAGTTCTTAGATAAAAAGAGAGATTATGAGACAGCCATAAAGAGGGCCGAACAGCTTAAAAAGGAATTGGAGGAAATAACCCTTGCCCTTGCATCTGCGGAAAAGGAGGCAAAGAAAAGCAGAGAGGCCTCCCAGGAAGAAGTCCCCAGGCTGTCAGTTTTCATCGAACGGTTAAATGAGGACATGCCGCTTTATGGCCGCTGGAAAACCATGGAGAGGGCTTCCCTTGATAAGAAAAGAGAGGAAGAGGAGGCTGGACAGTACTTTCATAGAATTGAGGCCGAGCTGTTCCGGTTAAAGGAACGCCTGACTGCAAACGAAGCAAGGCAGGAAAAGCTGGAAGAAGGGGCAAGGAGTCTGCCGGAATTAAGACAGAGAAAAACTGTGCTCCTGGAGCGGCAGCAGGCCATGGGAGACCTTGAGAAAGCAGCTAAGGCAGGGGAGGCGGCAGACTTAAAACGAGAGGAATACCAGGAAGCGGTTATATGCGCCCAGAAAGATTACGAACAGGCGGAAGCGCATTATAATGACAGGTTTCGTGAGTTTCTGGCATTGCAGGCTGGAATTATGGCTAAGGAGCTGGCAGATGGAACTCCCTGTCCTGTCTGTGGTTCCAACCATCATCCTCTGAAGGCAGAGCTGATAGAGGGTGCTGTCACCCAGGAAGAGGTGGAGCATGCAAAGAAAGCCAGAAATCAGGCAGAGGAACGGCGTTCCCAGGCCGTTCAAACTGCCGTCAGGGCCTTAGAGGTATGCCGTCACTTAAAGGAACTGTTGGAGGGAGAGGAAGAAAAATGGTTTGGGACTTCTTTCTCTCAGGATCAGCTTCATGTCCGTCTGAATGAAGAGAGAGCGCGGGCCGGCATGCTTTTGCGGGAAGTGGAAAAGGAAGAGCAGGAAGCTTTGGAGTCGGACCGCCTTCTTAAGAAGCTTCTGGAAGAAAGGAAAGCGGACCGGGGGAGACTTACGGAACTGGAACTTAGAAAAGAAGAGGCCATGAAGAACTGGCAGCAGAAACAGCTGGACAGAGCAGCCGCTGTCGCAGAGGCAGATCACGTAAAAAAGCTTCTGCCATACCCTAAGGAAGAGGAAGCCATGGGAAAACTGGCAGGCTTCAAAAAAAGAAAAGAAGAGCTTTTAAGAGCAGAGGAGCAAGCGGATAAACGATTCCAGTATATCTTAGTGAAAGAAAAGGAAGGGAAAGGCCGTCTGGCCTCGGAAGAGGAAAACAAAGAGACGCGAAGGCTTGCACTTGGGCAGGCAGATACCGCGTTTCAATCCGCCTTGGTGGAACTTGGATTTTTAAAAGAAGTGGATTACCACAGGGCAAAGCAGGCACCGGAAATTGTAAGCCAGTGGGAGCAGGAAACAGGGAATTATGAAAAGGAGCTGTTAAAGGCCCGCACCGTTTACGGCCAGTTTAAAGAGCAGACAAAGGGGCGTGAAAGGATAGAAACAGAACAATGGAAAGGGCAGGCGGAAGCTCTTAAAGAGGAACAGAAACAGCTGCAGACCAGGGAGGCAAGGGTCACGGCCATTGGCAGCAGGGCTCTTCAGGCTGCTCAAAATCTGGAGCGGCTATGGAAGGAGAGAGCGCAGCTGGAAGAGAAATACCGTCTGTACCATACCCTGTTTCAGACTGCCAACGGGAAAATGGCAGGCTCCGTCAGCCTGGACTTTCAGACCTATGTCCAGAGGCAGTACTTTAACCAGATGATCCATGCGGCTAACAAACGGCTTGACGTAATGACGGACGGCCAGTTCCTGCTTCAGTGCAGGGATTTGGAGACTCTTGGAAAGCAGGGGGAGGTAGGCCTGGATTTGGATGTATACAGCATGGCAACAGATAAGGTACGGGATGTTAAAACCCTTTCCGGCGGAGAATCCTTTATGGCAGCGCTTGCCATGGCCCTTGGCATGACCGATATCATCCAGCGCACGGCAGGGAATGTTAGTATGGATGCTCTTTTCATTGACGAAGGCTTTGGTTCCCTGGATGAGGAATCCAGGCTTAAGGCAGTCCGCATCCTTCAGGAGCTTGCTGGAGGACACAGACTGATCGGGATTGTTTCCCATGTGACGGAATTAAAGGAACAGATCGGAAAGAAGCTCCTGGTGAAAAAAACAGAAAAAGGAAGCAGGATTTTGTGGGACTTAGATGTCCTTCCTGATGGCGTATGA
- a CDS encoding dihydrofolate reductase, translated as MNIIVAVDKNWSIGNQGQLLVSIPEDKKLFREETMGKVIVMGRKTLESLPGKQPLYGRTNIVLTRDPDYKVKGAVVCHSLPEALKELGNYPEEDCFIIGGQSIYEQFFPYCNTAHVTYIDYMYSADTHFPNLDQDPTWEMAAESDEQTYFDLCYTYRMYQRNG; from the coding sequence ATGAATATCATTGTTGCAGTGGATAAAAACTGGTCCATCGGCAATCAGGGCCAGCTTCTTGTTTCTATCCCAGAGGATAAGAAGCTGTTCCGGGAGGAAACCATGGGGAAGGTGATCGTCATGGGACGAAAGACACTTGAGAGCCTTCCTGGAAAGCAGCCGCTTTATGGAAGAACTAACATCGTATTGACCAGGGATCCGGATTACAAAGTAAAGGGAGCGGTCGTCTGCCACAGCCTTCCAGAGGCCCTTAAAGAGCTTGGCAATTATCCTGAGGAGGATTGCTTTATCATAGGCGGGCAAAGCATTTACGAACAGTTTTTCCCATATTGTAATACGGCCCATGTGACTTATATTGACTATATGTACAGTGCCGATACACATTTCCCCAATTTGGATCAGGATCCGACATGGGAAATGGCGGCGGAAAGCGATGAACAGACTTATTTTGATTTGTGTTATACGTACCGTATGTATCAGAGGAACGGTTAA
- a CDS encoding ClbS/DfsB family four-helix bundle protein — MTEYKDKQELIDEILNRAKLFIDEFSDIQEADKDKQIDGVDRTPAQMIAYQLGWLNLVLHWEEQEQQGNTVVTPHPDYKWNNLGGLYESFYRQYETYSLQELCTMFKETVQKIINLTEHYEDTELFQPGSRKWASSTPSNWAVWKWIHTNTVAPFKSFRSKIRKWKKLNGS, encoded by the coding sequence TTGACAGAATATAAAGATAAGCAGGAATTGATCGACGAGATATTAAATCGTGCTAAATTATTCATAGATGAATTTTCAGATATTCAGGAAGCAGACAAGGACAAACAAATTGACGGCGTGGACAGGACTCCGGCACAGATGATAGCCTATCAATTAGGGTGGTTAAACCTTGTTCTTCATTGGGAAGAACAGGAGCAGCAGGGGAATACGGTTGTCACACCTCACCCAGATTATAAGTGGAACAATCTGGGCGGATTATATGAGAGCTTTTACAGGCAATACGAAACATACAGTTTACAGGAATTATGTACTATGTTTAAGGAAACGGTACAAAAAATCATAAACCTTACGGAACATTATGAAGATACCGAGCTTTTTCAGCCAGGAAGCAGAAAATGGGCTTCTTCAACACCTTCCAACTGGGCAGTCTGGAAATGGATCCATACGAATACGGTCGCGCCCTTTAAGTCATTTAGAAGTAAGATCAGAAAGTGGAAGAAGCTGAATGGTAGCTGA
- the recQ gene encoding DNA helicase RecQ, giving the protein MDKFQALKHYFGYDSFREGQEILIDSILSGRDALGIMPTGSGKSLCFQIPALMMEGITLVISPLISLMKDQVTTLNQAGIHAAYLNSSLTASQYYKALAYAREGRYPIIYVAPERLVTDEFLDFALNTNISMVAVDEAHCVSQWGQDFRPSYLKIVDFIDKLPKRPVISAFTATATKEVREDVIDILMLREPAVVSTGYDRPNLYLGVQSPKDKYATLKNYVECHPDQCGIIYCLTRKLVEEVCDRLNQEGFSTTRYHAGLSDEERRKNQDDFIYDRSQIMVATNAFGMGIDKSNVRFVIHYNMPKNLESYYQEVGRCSRDGEPGECILLYSGKDVVTNQMFIDNNQDNQELDSLNRQMVMERDRERLKKMTFYSFTNECLRDYILRYFGEYGENYCGNCSNCLSQFETVDVTDITKELVGCVKASRQRYGTAVIIDTVHGANTAKIRNYRMNENPHYGNLAKVPAYKLRQVMNHLFLNDWLAITNDEYSIVKLTEKSKAVLEDGESIIMKMAKEQEPVEKVKSGKKIKKSSASALELTEGEAALFETLRALRMEIAKEEKVPPYIVFSDKTLVHMSVKKPKTKEAMLSVSGVGEFKFEKYGERFLAIFL; this is encoded by the coding sequence ATGGATAAATTTCAAGCATTAAAGCACTATTTCGGCTACGACAGTTTCCGGGAGGGGCAGGAAATTCTTATCGACAGCATTTTGTCCGGAAGAGACGCCTTAGGAATCATGCCCACCGGTTCCGGAAAATCCCTGTGCTTCCAAATACCAGCTCTTATGATGGAAGGAATCACACTGGTTATTTCTCCCCTGATCTCCCTCATGAAGGACCAGGTAACAACTCTCAATCAAGCAGGCATTCATGCCGCATATCTTAACAGTTCTTTGACTGCAAGTCAGTATTATAAGGCCCTGGCCTATGCGCGGGAAGGGCGATATCCCATTATTTATGTAGCACCGGAACGTCTTGTAACGGATGAATTTCTGGATTTTGCATTAAACACAAATATTTCCATGGTAGCGGTGGATGAAGCTCACTGTGTATCCCAGTGGGGACAGGATTTCAGACCCAGCTACTTAAAAATCGTGGATTTTATTGATAAGCTACCAAAACGTCCGGTCATCAGCGCGTTTACGGCAACTGCTACCAAAGAGGTTCGTGAAGATGTCATTGATATTCTCATGCTCAGGGAACCCGCCGTGGTGTCTACGGGATATGACAGACCCAATCTCTATCTGGGGGTTCAGTCTCCCAAGGATAAGTATGCTACATTAAAGAACTATGTGGAATGCCACCCGGATCAGTGCGGGATTATTTACTGCCTGACCAGAAAGCTGGTGGAAGAGGTATGCGACCGGCTGAATCAAGAAGGGTTTTCAACAACCAGGTATCACGCCGGGTTAAGCGATGAGGAGCGGCGGAAGAACCAGGATGATTTTATCTACGATAGAAGCCAGATCATGGTGGCGACCAATGCCTTTGGCATGGGAATCGATAAATCCAATGTACGGTTTGTTATCCATTACAATATGCCGAAGAACCTGGAATCCTACTATCAGGAGGTGGGCAGGTGCTCCAGAGACGGGGAGCCAGGAGAATGCATTCTGTTATACAGTGGTAAGGATGTCGTGACCAATCAAATGTTTATTGACAATAACCAGGATAATCAGGAGCTGGATTCCCTTAACCGACAGATGGTTATGGAACGGGACCGTGAACGGCTTAAGAAGATGACCTTTTACTCCTTTACCAACGAATGCCTCAGGGACTACATTCTGCGGTACTTTGGGGAGTATGGGGAGAATTACTGCGGCAATTGTTCCAACTGCTTAAGTCAGTTTGAAACTGTGGATGTGACGGATATTACAAAAGAATTGGTGGGATGCGTAAAAGCTAGCAGGCAGAGGTATGGAACTGCTGTCATTATCGATACGGTTCATGGAGCCAATACGGCAAAGATCAGAAACTACCGGATGAATGAGAACCCTCATTATGGAAATCTGGCAAAGGTTCCAGCCTATAAGCTTCGGCAGGTGATGAATCATTTATTTTTAAACGATTGGTTAGCCATAACCAATGATGAATACTCCATTGTTAAGCTGACAGAGAAATCTAAGGCGGTACTGGAAGATGGTGAATCCATAATCATGAAGATGGCTAAGGAACAGGAACCTGTGGAAAAGGTAAAGAGCGGAAAGAAGATAAAGAAATCAAGTGCATCCGCCCTGGAATTAACAGAAGGGGAGGCAGCTCTGTTTGAAACTCTAAGGGCGCTTCGGATGGAAATCGCCAAAGAGGAAAAGGTACCGCCCTATATCGTATTTTCTGACAAAACCCTGGTACATATGTCCGTGAAGAAACCAAAGACAAAGGAAGCGATGCTGTCAGTTTCCGGAGTCGGGGAATTTAAGTTTGAGAAATATGGGGAAAGGTTTTTGGCGATATTCCTGTAG
- a CDS encoding exonuclease SbcCD subunit D, translating to MKIFHLSDLHIGKQLNGYSLKENQEAVLNQIVDYAATQHPDVVLICGDIYDKTAPSGEAYTMFGNFLEALSGIKPEITVLIIAGNHDSPERLSYASAFLERHRIHLSVFPPRSQGEYLKKVVLRDENGPVNFYLLPFLKPGYVRPLFPDNQPEGYESAIRAVLERETIDAGERNILLSHQFYASGNKDPETCESEQAVIMAGGLDRVDASVLSDFDYTALGHLHGSQKVGKASIRYCGTPYKYSVSEENHKKSVTVVNIGKKGDEPELEFLPLNGIQDVRRERGSLSEILKRTTEENRHDYVSVTLTDEEEPYRVRECLEEVFDHLLELRVDNERTRQKRLEEGETVPVLKPLEAFRQFFKAVRGEAMTMEEEQAMERIVQEAKEEEGL from the coding sequence ATGAAGATTTTTCATCTATCTGATTTACATATCGGAAAACAGTTAAACGGCTACAGTTTAAAAGAAAACCAGGAAGCGGTCCTAAATCAGATTGTGGATTATGCAGCAACCCAGCACCCGGATGTTGTCCTGATCTGCGGTGATATCTATGATAAAACGGCTCCTTCCGGAGAGGCCTATACCATGTTTGGCAATTTCCTGGAAGCCCTTTCCGGAATAAAGCCTGAGATTACGGTCCTGATTATCGCAGGAAACCATGATTCACCGGAACGTCTGTCCTATGCCTCCGCCTTTCTGGAACGGCACCGCATTCATTTGTCCGTATTCCCGCCCAGGAGCCAGGGGGAGTACTTAAAAAAAGTGGTATTGCGGGATGAAAATGGTCCGGTGAATTTCTACCTGCTGCCCTTTTTAAAACCAGGGTATGTCCGGCCGCTTTTTCCGGACAACCAGCCGGAGGGATACGAAAGTGCTATAAGAGCTGTTCTGGAGAGAGAAACCATTGATGCCGGAGAGCGCAACATCCTTTTATCCCATCAATTTTACGCCTCAGGCAATAAAGACCCGGAAACCTGTGAGTCGGAGCAGGCGGTCATCATGGCGGGCGGCTTGGACCGGGTAGATGCTTCTGTTCTTTCTGACTTTGATTACACAGCACTGGGACATCTCCACGGTTCCCAAAAGGTAGGCAAGGCTTCAATACGATACTGCGGGACTCCCTATAAATATTCCGTCAGCGAAGAAAACCATAAAAAATCAGTTACTGTGGTGAATATAGGTAAAAAGGGAGATGAACCGGAACTTGAATTTCTTCCGCTCAATGGAATCCAGGATGTGAGGCGGGAAAGAGGGTCTTTATCTGAGATTCTTAAAAGAACCACAGAAGAAAACCGCCATGATTATGTCAGCGTCACACTCACCGATGAAGAGGAGCCTTACCGGGTCAGAGAATGCTTGGAAGAGGTGTTCGATCATTTGCTGGAGCTTCGGGTGGATAATGAGCGCACCCGGCAAAAGCGTCTGGAAGAGGGAGAGACCGTTCCGGTTCTTAAGCCTTTGGAGGCATTCCGGCAGTTTTTTAAGGCGGTAAGAGGGGAAGCGATGACAATGGAGGAAGAACAGGCCATGGAGCGGATCGTACAGGAAGCAAAGGAGGAAGAGGGATTATGA
- a CDS encoding methyltransferase family protein, whose protein sequence is MIFQISIFALITCFYIAYFTKQILLRKKGIHTNRLAKGRKPHKTAAIETALLAATYGIAAIQYASVFFSRFMLPLSFPDSVRWIGIALTGGGVIFFVLAITSMRDSWRAGVDETQKTSIVTRGIYKVSRNPAFVGFDLLYIGSSLALPNMISILSAFIGILLLHFQILEEETYLPRAFGDEYLKYKSSTPRYFLFF, encoded by the coding sequence ATGATTTTTCAGATCAGCATATTTGCGTTAATAACCTGTTTTTACATTGCCTATTTTACGAAGCAAATCCTTCTTCGGAAAAAGGGCATACACACAAACCGGCTGGCAAAGGGCCGCAAACCTCATAAAACGGCTGCAATAGAAACGGCTCTTCTTGCAGCAACCTACGGCATTGCAGCTATTCAGTACGCAAGCGTGTTCTTTTCCCGTTTCATGCTCCCTCTTTCATTTCCTGACAGTGTACGGTGGATAGGAATTGCACTCACGGGAGGCGGGGTTATTTTCTTTGTACTGGCTATTACCTCCATGCGTGACAGCTGGCGCGCAGGTGTGGACGAAACCCAAAAAACTTCCATTGTAACACGAGGCATATATAAGGTCAGCAGGAATCCGGCTTTTGTGGGCTTTGACTTACTATATATAGGCTCTTCTCTTGCCCTTCCAAACATGATCAGCATCCTTTCCGCGTTCATTGGAATCCTGCTGCTTCATTTTCAGATTTTGGAAGAAGAAACGTATTTGCCTCGTGCCTTTGGGGATGAGTATCTGAAATACAAGAGCAGCACGCCGCGATACTTCCTGTTTTTTTGA
- a CDS encoding chloride channel protein: MLEKKLKKYRELMILGICGVVIGAAVGILDTGFGRVLLFVTELREEYFIPLIIFLPAAGALAVWLYHWDEGKCVKGMGLIFQVGHGEEDRIPLRLIPLTVLSTWITHLFGGSAGREGVAVQIGATLSHWVGLKIKVKNNSKIFLVTGMAAGFSGLFGTPVAACFFALEVLTAGTLEYSALFPAIAASFTASTVSKALGLENFHYALNSNIQIDVLFAVKLMVLGALFGLVGSLFAYGLVSMKNKLGKTFHDPVRKITIVSIFLAILFILLGMGRYSGLGTNLISAGFQGGRIYGWDWILKLVLTIITIAAGFQGGEVTPLFAIGTSLGAAVAGILGLPLDFVAAMGYAAVFGSATNTLLAPVFIGAEVFGYSYLPYFFVVCSIAYLFNGDRSIYTAQKKLYNLRFFEK; the protein is encoded by the coding sequence ATGCTGGAAAAAAAGCTGAAAAAGTACAGGGAATTGATGATCTTAGGAATTTGCGGAGTGGTGATCGGTGCAGCAGTGGGGATACTGGATACGGGATTTGGAAGGGTTTTGCTTTTTGTAACTGAATTACGGGAAGAATACTTTATCCCCCTGATCATTTTTCTTCCTGCCGCAGGAGCTTTGGCAGTTTGGCTGTATCACTGGGATGAGGGAAAGTGTGTTAAGGGAATGGGATTAATTTTTCAGGTGGGTCATGGAGAAGAGGACAGGATTCCTTTAAGGCTGATTCCACTAACGGTTTTAAGCACCTGGATTACCCATTTATTCGGGGGAAGTGCCGGAAGGGAAGGAGTTGCCGTACAGATAGGAGCCACCTTATCACACTGGGTCGGCCTTAAAATAAAAGTGAAGAACAACTCAAAAATCTTCCTGGTAACAGGTATGGCAGCTGGTTTTTCCGGCTTATTCGGAACGCCTGTCGCAGCCTGCTTTTTTGCATTAGAGGTTTTAACGGCAGGAACCCTGGAGTATTCTGCCCTGTTTCCGGCCATTGCCGCTTCCTTCACAGCCAGTACGGTTTCAAAAGCCCTGGGTTTGGAAAATTTTCATTATGCCCTGAACTCAAATATTCAGATAGATGTTTTATTTGCAGTAAAATTAATGGTGTTGGGAGCCTTGTTTGGCCTGGTAGGTTCCCTGTTTGCTTATGGTCTGGTTTCCATGAAAAATAAGCTTGGGAAAACTTTTCATGATCCGGTTAGAAAGATAACCATTGTGAGTATCTTTCTGGCAATATTGTTTATTCTATTGGGAATGGGAAGATATTCCGGTCTGGGAACGAATTTGATTTCAGCCGGTTTCCAAGGAGGCCGTATCTATGGCTGGGACTGGATTTTAAAACTTGTACTGACTATTATTACGATCGCAGCAGGATTTCAGGGAGGAGAAGTTACTCCTCTGTTTGCAATCGGTACAAGCCTTGGAGCCGCTGTTGCAGGGATTCTGGGATTGCCGCTTGACTTTGTTGCCGCAATGGGATATGCGGCGGTTTTCGGCAGTGCCACAAATACTCTTTTAGCACCTGTTTTTATAGGAGCCGAGGTTTTCGGCTATTCTTATTTGCCATATTTTTTTGTGGTCTGCAGCATTGCATATCTATTTAATGGAGACAGATCCATATACACGGCCCAAAAGAAATTATATAACTTAAGATTTTTTGAAAAATAA